The Cupriavidus necator N-1 DNA window GCAGTTCGTGCTCCATGAACTGCTCGGCGCCGAAGCCGAACTCAAGGCGATGCCGCCGCACGCGGACATCGACGCGGACACCATCAACCAGGTCATCGAAGAAGCCGGCAAGTTCTGCTCGGACGTGGTATTCCCGCTCAACCAGGTGGGCGACCGCGAAGGCTGCACCTACGTCGGCGACGGCGTGGTGAAGGCCCCCACCGGCTTCAAGGAAGCCTACCAGCAGTACGTCGAAGCCGGCTGGCCGGCGCTCGCCTGCGATCCCGAATTCGGCGGCCAGGGCCTGCCGATCGTGATCAACAATGTGGTCTACGAGATGCTGAACTCGGCCGGCCAGGCCTGGACCATGTACCCGGGCCTGTCGCACGGCGCGTACGAGGCGCTGCACGCGCACGGCACGCCCGAACTGCAGCAGACCTACCTGCCCAAGCTGGTCTCGGGCGTGTGGACCGGCACCATGTGCCTGACCGAGCCGCACTGCGGCACCGACCTCGGCATCCTGCGTTCCAAGGCAGAGCCGCAGGCCGACGGTTCGTACCTGATCTCGGGCACCAAGATCTTCATCTCGGCCGGCGAGCACGACATGGCCGAGAACATCATCCACCTAGTGCTGGCACGCCTGCCGGACGCGCCGGGCGGTACCAAGGGCATCTCGCTGTTCGTGGTGCCCAAGTTCATCCCCGATGCCAACGGCAACCCGGGCGAGCGCAACGGCATCAAATGCGGCTCGATCGAGCACAAGATGGGCATCCACGGCAACGCCACCTGCGTGATGAACCTGGACGGCGCGCGCGGCTGGATGGTCGGCGAGCCCAACAAGGGCCTGAACGCCATGTTCGTGATGATGAACGCCGCGCGCCTGGGCGTGGGCGCACAGGGCCTGGGCCTGACCGAAGTGGCGTACCAGAACTCGCTGGCCTACGCTAAGGACCGCCTGCAAATGCGCGCGCTGACCGGCCCGAAGGCGCCGGACAAGCCCGCCGACCCGATCATCGTGCACCCGGACGTGCGCCGCATGCTGCTGACGCAGAAGGCCTACGCCGAAGGCGGCCGCGCCTTCAGCTACTGGACCGCGCTGCAGATCGACCGCGAGCTGTCGCACCCTGACGAAGCCGTGCGCAAGCAGGCCGGCGACCTGGTCGCGCTGCTCACGCCGGTGATCAAGGCCTTCCTGACCGACAACGCTTTCACGTCCACCAACGAGGGCATGCAGGTGTTCGGCGGCCACGGCTATATCGCCGAGTGGGGCATGGAACAGTATGTGCGCGATGCGCGCATCAACATGATCTACGAAGGCACCAACACCATCCAGGCGCTGGACCTGCTGGGCCGCAAGATCCTGGGCGACATGGGCGCCAGGATGAAGGCCTTCGGCAAGATCGTGCAGGAGTTCGTTGAAGCCGAAGGCACCAACGAAGCCATGCAGGAGTTCATCAACCCGCTCGCCGACATTGGCGACAAGGTGCAGAAGCTCACCATGGAAATCGGCATGAAGGCGATGGGCAATGCCGACGAGGTGGGTGCCGCCGCGGTGCCGTACCTGCGCGTGGTGGGCCACCTGGTGTTCTCGTACTTCTGGGCCCGCATGGCCAAGATCGCGCTGGAGAAGGAAGGCAGCGGCGACAAGTTCTACACCGCCAAGCTGGCCACGGCACGCTTCTATTTTGCCAAGCTGCTGCCGGAAACCGCCGCCGAGATCCGCAAGGCGCGCGCCGGTTCGGCCACGCTGATGGCGCTGGACGCAGACCTGTTCTGAGTCGACTCTACCCGTCGTTCCCGGCCGGGAACGACGGCTTCGCATCTGTCTAACGCTCACTAATCCAGGAGCGAGCATGTCCAATTTCATCGTCAAGAAAGTCGCCGTGCTGGGTGCCGGCGTCATGGGGGCGCAGATCGCCGCCCACCTGATCAATGCACGCGTGCCCGTGGTGCTGTTCGACCTGCCGGCCAAGGAAGGCCCCAAGAACGGCATCGCGCTGCGCGCCATCGAGAACCTGAAGAAGCTCTCGCCCGCGCCGCTGGGCATCAAGGAAGAGGCCGGCCTGATCCAGGCGACCAACTACGAGGACGACATCGCGCTGCTCAAGGAATGCGACCTGGTGATCGAGGCGATCGCCGAGCGCATGGACTGGAAGCACGACCTGTACAAGAAGGTCGCGCCGCACCTGGCCTCGCACGCGATCTTCGCGACCAACACCTCGGGCCTGTCGATCACCGCGCTGTCCGACGGGTTTGATGCCGACCTGAAGTCACGCTTCTGCGGCGTGCACTTCTTCAACCCGCCGCGCTACATGCACCTGGTCGAGCTGATCCCGACCGCGACCACGCAGCCGCAGATCCTCGACCAGCTTGAAGCGTTCCTGACCACCACGCTCGGCAAGGGCGTGGTGCGCGCCAAGGACACGCCCAACTTCATCGCCAACCGCGTCGGCATCTTCTCGATCCTGGCGGTGTTTGCCGAAGCCGAGAAGTTCGGCATCCCGTTCGACGTGGTCGATGACCTGACCGGCTCCAAGCTGGGCCGCGCTAAGTCCGCCACCTTCCGCACCGCGGACGTGGTCGGCCTGGACACCATGGCGCACGTAATCAAGACCATGCAGGACACCCTGCACGACGACCCGTTCGCGCCGGTGTACAAGACCCCGGCCGTGCTCAAGAGCCTGGTCGACGCGGGCGCGCTGGGCCAGAAGACCGGCGCCGGCTTCTACAAGAAGGAAGGCAAGGCCATCAAGGTGCTCGACGCCAAGACCGGCCAGTATGTCGATGCCGGCAAGAAGGCCGACGAGATCGTGGTGCGCATGCTGAAGAAGGATGCGGCCGAGCGCATCAAGCTGCTGCGCGAGTCGACCAACCCGCAGGCGCAGTTCCTGTGGGCGGTGTTCCGCGACGTGTTCCACTACATCGCCGTGTACCTGGAGCAGATCGCCGGTTCCGCCGCCGATATCGACCTGGCGATCCGCTGGGGCTTCGGCTGGACCTCGGGTCCGTTCGAGGACTGGCAGTCGGCCGGCTGGAAGCAGGTGGCCGAGTGGGTCAAGGAAGACGTGGAAGCCTGCAAGGCGCTGTCGGCGGCGCCGCTGCCGGCATGGGTATTCGAGGGTCCGGTGGCAGAGAACCAGGGCGTGCACGCCGCCGCCGGTTCGTGGTCGCCGGCGACGCAGTCGTTCGTCGTGCGCAGCACGCTGCCGGCGTACCAGCGCCAGGCATTCCGTGCCGCGATCAAGGGCACTGCCGCGGCCGATCCGCGCAAGGCCGGCCGCACCGTCGAAGAGAACGACGCCGTGCGCATCTGGGTGAGCGAAGGCCAGGACGACGTGCTGGTCGTCTCGTTCAAGAGCAAGATGAACACCATCGGGCCGGACGTGATCGACGGCCTGACCCGCGCCATCGACCTGGCCGAAGCCGGTTACAAGGGCCTGGTGGTATGGCAGCCGACTTCGCTGCAACTGGGCGCGCCGGGTGGCCCGTTCTCCGCCGGCGCCAATCTGGAAGCGGCCATGCCCGCCTTCATGATGGGCGGCGCCAAGGGCATCGAGCCGTTCGTGAAGAAGTTCCAGGACGGCATGATGCGCGTGAAGTACGCCTCGGTGCCGGTGGTCTCCGCGGCGTCCGGCATTGCGCTGGGCGGCGGCTGCGAGCTGATGCTGCACTCGGCTTCGCGCGTGGCCGCACTGGAGACGTATATCGGCCTGGTCGAAGTGGGCGTGGGCCTGGTGCCGGCCGGCGGCGGCCTGAAGGAAGCCGCGCTGGCAGCCGCGCGTGCGGCGCAGGCCGCGGGCAGTACCAACATCCTGCAGTTCCTGACCAGCCGCTTCCAGAGCGCGGCCATGGCCAAGGTCTCGGCTTCGGCGCTGGAAGCGCGCCAGATGGGCTACCTGCAGCCGTCCGACAAGATCGTCTTCAACGTGCATGAGCTGCTGTACGTGGCGCAGAACGAAGTGCGCGCGCTGGCCAACGCGGGCTACCGCGCGCCGCTGCCGACGCTGGTCCCGGTGGCCGGCCGCTCGGGCGTTGCCACCATCAAGGCATCGCTGGTCAATATGCGCGACGGCGGCTTTATCTCCGCACACGACTTCCTGATCGCCAGCCGCATTGCCGAAGCGGTGTGCGGCGGCGACGTCGAGGCCGGCTCGCTGGTGAGCGAGGACTGGCTCCTGGCGCTGGAGCGCAAGGCCTTTGTCGACCTGCTCGGCACCGGCAAGACGCAGGAGCGCATCATGGGCATGCTGCAGACCGGCAAGCCGGTGCGTAACTAACAGGGCAAGCGAGGAACCGACATCATGAAACAACTGCAAGACGCATATATCGTTGCGGCCACCCGCTCGCCGATCGGCAAGGCCCCGAAGGGCGCGTTCAAGAACACGCGCCCGGACGACCTGCTGGCCACCATCCTGAAGGCTGCCGTGGCGCAGGTGCCGAACCTGGACCCGAAGCTGATCGAAGACGCCATCGTCGGCTGCGCGATTCCTGAGGCGCAGCAGGGCCTGAACGTGGCGCGCATCGGCGCGCTGCTGTCGGGCCTGCCCAATACCGTGGGCGGCATCACCGTCAACCGCTTCTGCGCCTCGGGCGTGAGCGCGGTGGCGATGGCGGCCGACCGCATCCGCGTGGGCGAGTCCGACGTCATGATCGCCGCCGGCGTGGAATCGATGAGCATGGTGCCGATGATGGGCAACTCGCCGTCGATGTCGCCGGAAATCTTCACCCGCGACGAGAACGTGGGCATCGCCTACGGCATGGGCTTGACCGCCGAGAAGGTGGCGCAGCAATGGCAGGTCAGCCGCGAGGACCAGGATGCGTTCTCGCTGGCCTCGCATCAGAAGGCCATCGCCGCGCAGCAGGCCGGCGAGTTCAAGGACGAGATCACGCCGATCGAGATCGTCGAGCGCTTCCCCGACCTCGCCAGCGGCCAGGTCAACGTGAAGACGCGCACGATCTCGCTGGACGAAGGCCCGCGCCCGGAGACCTCGCTGGAAGGCCTGGGCAAGCTGCGCCCGGTGTTTGCCAACAAGGGCAGCGTCACCGCCGGCAACAGCTCGCAGACCTCTGACGGCGCCGGCGCGCTGATCCTGGTCTCGGAAAAGATCCTCAAGCAGTTCAACCTGGTGCCGCTGGCGCGCTTCGTCTCGTTCGCGGTGCGCGGCGTGCCGCCCGAGATCATGGGCATCGGCCCCAAGGAAGCGATTCCGGCGGCGCTGAAGGCCGCGGGCCTGACCCAGGACCAGCTCGACTGGATCGAACTGAACGAGGCCTTTGCCGCGCAGTCGCTGGCGGTGATGCGCGATCTGCAACTGGACCCGGCCAAGGTCAACCGCATGGGCGGCGCGATTGCGCTGGGCCACCCGCTGGGTGCCACCGGTGCGATCCGTTCGGCCACGGTGGTGCACGCGCTGCGCCGCCACAACCTGAAGTACGGCATGGTGACCATGTGCGTCGGCACGGGCATGGGCGCCGCAGGCATCTTCGAGCGCGTCTGAACGCGCCTGCGGGACGGTCCCTCGGGACTGTCCCGCCCTTCTGTCAGGTGAAGAAAGCAGTACCGGGGCTGCCGCCCGCCATGCGGGTCACCAGGTAGGGAGGAGACAATAATATGCAGGAGACAGCCATCCTGGCCGATGCCGCGTGCGATCTGCCGCGCGACGTCATGGCCCAGCTGAAGATCCATACCATTCCGTTCCGCATCCGCGCGGGCGAGCATTTCGTCGCCGATACGCGCGATGAAGACGCGCTGCCCATGCTCTACCATCAATACCTGGTCGGCCGCCAGGACCACTACGCCGAATCGATCCCGCTGCTCGAGCGCGAGCTGGAAGAACACCTGCTGCGCAATGTAGTGGCCCATTGCGACCGCGCCATCCTGTTCACCATCGCCAGTTCGCGCAGTAAGCTGTATGCGCATGCCACCGGCGCGGTGATCGGTACCGTGGCGCGCAGCGTGCGCCTGCGCAAGGAAGCCGGGCGCACCGGCCTGTTCGACCTGACCGTGGTCGACACCGGCGCGATCGGGCCGGGCCAGGCGCTGATCGTGCGCGAAGCCGCGCGCATGGCCGCCGCCGGCGCCAGCCCGCAGGCGGTGCGGGAAGCGGTCGAGACGCGCCTGCGCGACGCCGCCCATATGTTCCTGGTGCCCGACGAGCTGCTCTACATGTACACGCGCGCGCGCCAGAAGGGCGAGGGCAGCATCACCTGGGGGCGCTATGTGATGGGCAGCGCCTTCAATATCCGCCCGGTGGTGCGCATGCACCGCGGGCACACCGGCGCCATCGCCAGGGCGCGCGGCTCCGAGGAGGGCGCGCGCCGCGTGCTGCAGCATGCCGAGCAGTGCATCCGCGGCGGCGACCTGATGGTGCCGGCGATCTCCGTCTGCTATGCCGGCCCGCTCGACGCCGTGCGCGCGATGCCGGCCTTCCAGTCGCTGGAGCGCACCGCGCGCAGCCAGGGCGTGGAACTGATGCTGGCGCCGATGAGCCTGACGGTGGCGCTGAATGTCGGCGCGCGCGCGTTCGGGCTGAGCTATCTTTCCGAATCGCCGCCGCCTTTTGAATAACCCTCCAAGCAATGCATCCACAGACGAGGACACCATGAGCATCCGCACCGGCATCGAGCAGGGCATCCTGACCATCGAGTTCGACCGCATCGACAAGAAGAACGCCATCACCGCGGCGATGTACCAGGCCATGGCCGACGCGCTGCGCGCGGCCGAGACCGACC harbors:
- a CDS encoding 3-hydroxyacyl-CoA dehydrogenase/enoyl-CoA hydratase family protein, which encodes MSNFIVKKVAVLGAGVMGAQIAAHLINARVPVVLFDLPAKEGPKNGIALRAIENLKKLSPAPLGIKEEAGLIQATNYEDDIALLKECDLVIEAIAERMDWKHDLYKKVAPHLASHAIFATNTSGLSITALSDGFDADLKSRFCGVHFFNPPRYMHLVELIPTATTQPQILDQLEAFLTTTLGKGVVRAKDTPNFIANRVGIFSILAVFAEAEKFGIPFDVVDDLTGSKLGRAKSATFRTADVVGLDTMAHVIKTMQDTLHDDPFAPVYKTPAVLKSLVDAGALGQKTGAGFYKKEGKAIKVLDAKTGQYVDAGKKADEIVVRMLKKDAAERIKLLRESTNPQAQFLWAVFRDVFHYIAVYLEQIAGSAADIDLAIRWGFGWTSGPFEDWQSAGWKQVAEWVKEDVEACKALSAAPLPAWVFEGPVAENQGVHAAAGSWSPATQSFVVRSTLPAYQRQAFRAAIKGTAAADPRKAGRTVEENDAVRIWVSEGQDDVLVVSFKSKMNTIGPDVIDGLTRAIDLAEAGYKGLVVWQPTSLQLGAPGGPFSAGANLEAAMPAFMMGGAKGIEPFVKKFQDGMMRVKYASVPVVSAASGIALGGGCELMLHSASRVAALETYIGLVEVGVGLVPAGGGLKEAALAAARAAQAAGSTNILQFLTSRFQSAAMAKVSASALEARQMGYLQPSDKIVFNVHELLYVAQNEVRALANAGYRAPLPTLVPVAGRSGVATIKASLVNMRDGGFISAHDFLIASRIAEAVCGGDVEAGSLVSEDWLLALERKAFVDLLGTGKTQERIMGMLQTGKPVRN
- a CDS encoding acyl-CoA dehydrogenase C-terminal domain-containing protein, coding for MGQYTAPLRDMQFVLHELLGAEAELKAMPPHADIDADTINQVIEEAGKFCSDVVFPLNQVGDREGCTYVGDGVVKAPTGFKEAYQQYVEAGWPALACDPEFGGQGLPIVINNVVYEMLNSAGQAWTMYPGLSHGAYEALHAHGTPELQQTYLPKLVSGVWTGTMCLTEPHCGTDLGILRSKAEPQADGSYLISGTKIFISAGEHDMAENIIHLVLARLPDAPGGTKGISLFVVPKFIPDANGNPGERNGIKCGSIEHKMGIHGNATCVMNLDGARGWMVGEPNKGLNAMFVMMNAARLGVGAQGLGLTEVAYQNSLAYAKDRLQMRALTGPKAPDKPADPIIVHPDVRRMLLTQKAYAEGGRAFSYWTALQIDRELSHPDEAVRKQAGDLVALLTPVIKAFLTDNAFTSTNEGMQVFGGHGYIAEWGMEQYVRDARINMIYEGTNTIQALDLLGRKILGDMGARMKAFGKIVQEFVEAEGTNEAMQEFINPLADIGDKVQKLTMEIGMKAMGNADEVGAAAVPYLRVVGHLVFSYFWARMAKIALEKEGSGDKFYTAKLATARFYFAKLLPETAAEIRKARAGSATLMALDADLF
- a CDS encoding acetyl-CoA C-acyltransferase; protein product: MMKQLQDAYIVAATRSPIGKAPKGAFKNTRPDDLLATILKAAVAQVPNLDPKLIEDAIVGCAIPEAQQGLNVARIGALLSGLPNTVGGITVNRFCASGVSAVAMAADRIRVGESDVMIAAGVESMSMVPMMGNSPSMSPEIFTRDENVGIAYGMGLTAEKVAQQWQVSREDQDAFSLASHQKAIAAQQAGEFKDEITPIEIVERFPDLASGQVNVKTRTISLDEGPRPETSLEGLGKLRPVFANKGSVTAGNSSQTSDGAGALILVSEKILKQFNLVPLARFVSFAVRGVPPEIMGIGPKEAIPAALKAAGLTQDQLDWIELNEAFAAQSLAVMRDLQLDPAKVNRMGGAIALGHPLGATGAIRSATVVHALRRHNLKYGMVTMCVGTGMGAAGIFERV
- a CDS encoding DegV family protein, with the translated sequence MQETAILADAACDLPRDVMAQLKIHTIPFRIRAGEHFVADTRDEDALPMLYHQYLVGRQDHYAESIPLLERELEEHLLRNVVAHCDRAILFTIASSRSKLYAHATGAVIGTVARSVRLRKEAGRTGLFDLTVVDTGAIGPGQALIVREAARMAAAGASPQAVREAVETRLRDAAHMFLVPDELLYMYTRARQKGEGSITWGRYVMGSAFNIRPVVRMHRGHTGAIARARGSEEGARRVLQHAEQCIRGGDLMVPAISVCYAGPLDAVRAMPAFQSLERTARSQGVELMLAPMSLTVALNVGARAFGLSYLSESPPPFE